In one window of Cellulophaga sp. HaHa_2_95 DNA:
- a CDS encoding LytTR family DNA-binding domain-containing protein: MKKIKTVIVEDSRLARNEIKELLKQHPELELVGEAENVDEGFELINATKPDLLLLDINMPEKDGFELLEMLDEVPITVFTTAFDEYAIKSFEYNALDYLLKPINDKRFSQAIDKVKIKIEGASSDETPANTERLTESSQIFIKDGEKCWLVKIGDILLIEIVGNYSRVYFQDQKPMLYKSLNQVEEKLPVENFFRVNRQQIINMNHIKNVVPWFNGKLKLSMNNGEEVEVSRRQSYIFKDRMSF; encoded by the coding sequence ATGAAAAAAATAAAAACTGTAATTGTAGAAGATTCTCGTTTGGCTCGTAATGAAATAAAGGAACTCTTAAAACAACATCCTGAATTGGAGCTTGTGGGGGAGGCTGAAAATGTAGATGAAGGTTTTGAACTAATCAACGCAACTAAACCCGACTTACTTCTTTTAGATATTAATATGCCGGAAAAAGATGGCTTTGAATTGTTAGAGATGTTAGACGAGGTTCCGATTACCGTATTTACCACAGCATTTGATGAGTATGCCATTAAATCTTTTGAATACAACGCCTTAGATTATTTATTAAAGCCGATAAATGACAAACGTTTTTCTCAAGCAATAGATAAGGTGAAAATTAAAATAGAAGGAGCTAGTAGTGATGAAACACCTGCGAACACAGAGCGCCTAACAGAAAGTAGTCAGATATTTATTAAAGACGGTGAAAAATGCTGGTTGGTTAAAATAGGGGATATTTTATTAATAGAAATTGTGGGGAATTATTCTCGCGTTTATTTTCAGGACCAAAAGCCAATGCTCTATAAATCTTTAAATCAAGTAGAAGAAAAATTGCCTGTAGAAAACTTTTTTAGGGTAAATCGACAGCAGATTATCAATATGAATCACATTAAAAATGTGGTGCCTTGGTTCAATGGTAAACTAAAGTTAAGCATGAATAACGGAGAAGAGGTGGAAGTATCTAGAAGACAATCCTACATCTTTAAAGACCGTATGAGCTTTTAG
- a CDS encoding DinB family protein, with amino-acid sequence MKNRIVLIALVLLSFLSNAQNSKEVSQEWIAISQFLDVTVEKDTKFKLIGFAKADLVDDKAMAALWARVDNEGGELGFFDNMGDRPIRLNEWKSYTIEGVLTKDARTLNFGALCYGNGTYLFDEFQLFIENSKGVLAPVTIDNSSFESSVSNGIVPKWSQGIGSGKVVKVKEFEISSSDDAAKGKKSVKLVGAGIELSVATIGNVEGASPQIGSMISMLEDLKSRVESRVKNMSPYELDHLHDEKANRIGALIMHLAAAEKYYQVFTFEGRGFNEEENEMWLDALNLGAVARDKYKGHEVQYYLDIYNQVRAETIAELKKRDDKWFEEIQPSSDISNHYCWFHVMEHQSSHLGQILFLAKRIPPEVELTIPEPIKD; translated from the coding sequence ATGAAAAATAGAATAGTATTAATAGCACTAGTGTTGCTGAGTTTTCTTTCGAACGCTCAAAATAGTAAAGAAGTTTCTCAAGAATGGATAGCGATCAGTCAGTTTTTAGATGTTACAGTTGAGAAGGATACGAAATTTAAATTAATAGGATTTGCAAAGGCAGATTTAGTTGATGATAAGGCAATGGCAGCCCTTTGGGCAAGAGTTGATAATGAAGGTGGCGAATTAGGTTTCTTTGATAATATGGGAGACCGGCCTATACGCTTAAACGAATGGAAATCTTATACCATTGAAGGTGTTTTAACCAAAGACGCTAGAACCTTAAATTTTGGAGCCTTGTGTTACGGAAATGGTACTTATCTTTTTGATGAATTTCAGTTGTTCATAGAGAATTCTAAAGGAGTTTTGGCGCCAGTAACTATAGATAATTCAAGTTTTGAAAGTAGCGTATCCAATGGTATAGTTCCTAAATGGAGTCAAGGTATCGGTAGCGGAAAAGTAGTCAAAGTAAAAGAATTTGAAATAAGCTCAAGCGATGATGCTGCAAAAGGTAAGAAATCTGTGAAGCTAGTGGGAGCGGGGATAGAACTTTCTGTAGCTACTATAGGCAATGTAGAAGGGGCGTCTCCTCAAATCGGTTCCATGATTTCTATGTTAGAAGATTTAAAATCTAGGGTAGAAAGTAGAGTAAAAAATATGTCACCCTATGAACTTGATCATCTGCACGATGAAAAAGCAAATAGAATAGGGGCTTTAATTATGCATTTGGCAGCAGCAGAAAAGTATTATCAGGTATTTACTTTTGAGGGTCGTGGTTTTAATGAAGAAGAAAATGAAATGTGGTTGGATGCTTTAAATTTGGGAGCTGTCGCTCGAGATAAATACAAAGGGCATGAAGTGCAGTACTATTTAGATATATATAATCAGGTACGGGCAGAAACAATTGCAGAACTTAAAAAGAGAGATGATAAATGGTTTGAAGAAATACAGCCAAGTTCAGATATAAGCAATCACTATTGCTGGTTTCATGTGATGGAACATCAATCTAGTCATTTGGGGCAAATACTTTTTTTGGCGAAACGTATACCGCCAGAAGTAGAACTAACGATTCCTGAGCCAATAAAAGATTAG
- a CDS encoding TetR family transcriptional regulator: protein MGRKSVSVARRKEIIKAFYKVAKEIGLENTSIAKVAEDLSISNGLIMHYFKTKDELLIGLNEFILEQHLNIVQNDENGIIDTKQKLHNLITSLFSRNWNKYFDDGVFYSCYALIYRKKDFNDSFKSYLQALHTVLATKLIEAKENGIICNQDIHEITEIIFALIDGAYYYLGTFNENTEDYKKKELVYIKYALNILDFMD from the coding sequence ATGGGAAGAAAAAGTGTGTCTGTAGCTAGACGAAAAGAAATAATAAAAGCATTCTATAAAGTAGCAAAAGAGATTGGCCTGGAAAATACCTCAATTGCCAAAGTTGCTGAGGATTTAAGCATAAGTAATGGCTTAATTATGCACTATTTCAAAACCAAGGACGAACTTCTAATTGGGTTGAATGAGTTTATACTGGAACAACATTTAAATATTGTTCAAAACGATGAAAATGGCATTATAGATACCAAACAAAAACTTCACAATCTAATAACCTCTCTTTTTTCAAGAAATTGGAATAAATATTTTGACGATGGTGTTTTTTACAGTTGTTACGCTTTAATTTATAGAAAAAAAGATTTTAACGACAGCTTTAAAAGCTATCTGCAAGCACTACATACCGTTTTAGCTACAAAACTTATTGAGGCAAAAGAGAACGGTATAATCTGCAACCAAGATATCCATGAAATCACAGAAATCATATTTGCTTTAATTGATGGTGCCTATTATTATTTAGGGACTTTTAACGAAAACACGGAAGATTACAAGAAAAAAGAACTGGTTTATATTAAGTATGCGTTAAATATTCTTGATTTTATGGATTAG
- a CDS encoding alkaline phosphatase family protein, whose protein sequence is MRPQVKYILFFSLLVTQILVAQHHENSGRNKKVVFVIVDGIATDMLQKAPTPYLDSISAIGSYSKAYVGGKKDDYSETPTISAVGYNSLLTGTWVNKHNVYGNSIKAPNYNYPTIFQVFKGQYPNKKTAIFSTWLDNRTKLIEGIGSDKNVTLDYAFDGFELDTIKYPHDALRQYIKNIDKLVAEEAARYIKTEAPDLSWVYLEYSDDVGHGLGDSPQLDLAITYEDNLVGKIWNAVKEREANFNEDWLLVVTTDHGRSPKDGRHHGGQTDRERATWVVTNEKNTNDFFKNELVAITDIYPTMLRFLNIEVSKEVRYEIDGTPLIGPVDAFDLTASKENDNLVLRWKNASKSGEKGTFYISETNEFKEGKKDTYKKVANVSLANEETTLSLKKRNSKMLKIVLETPNNVLNTWYIDNN, encoded by the coding sequence ATGCGACCACAAGTAAAATACATTTTATTTTTTTCATTGTTAGTAACACAAATACTAGTTGCGCAGCATCATGAAAATTCAGGTAGGAATAAGAAAGTTGTTTTTGTAATTGTAGATGGTATAGCTACAGATATGCTTCAAAAAGCACCAACCCCTTACTTAGATAGTATCTCAGCTATTGGTAGTTATTCAAAAGCCTATGTAGGCGGTAAGAAAGATGATTACTCAGAAACACCAACAATTTCTGCAGTTGGCTATAATAGCTTGCTTACAGGGACTTGGGTTAATAAGCACAATGTGTACGGCAACAGTATTAAGGCGCCAAATTATAATTATCCAACAATTTTTCAGGTTTTTAAAGGGCAATACCCAAATAAAAAAACAGCAATTTTTTCTACGTGGTTAGACAATAGAACAAAATTGATTGAAGGTATTGGTTCAGATAAAAATGTAACCCTAGACTATGCTTTTGATGGGTTTGAACTAGATACAATTAAATATCCGCATGATGCCTTACGTCAGTATATAAAAAATATTGATAAGCTTGTTGCAGAAGAAGCGGCAAGATACATTAAAACAGAGGCACCAGATTTATCGTGGGTGTATTTGGAATATTCTGATGATGTTGGTCATGGATTGGGCGATAGTCCACAACTAGACCTGGCTATTACGTATGAAGATAATTTGGTCGGTAAAATATGGAATGCTGTAAAAGAGCGTGAAGCTAACTTTAATGAAGATTGGTTACTTGTTGTAACTACAGATCATGGCCGAAGCCCAAAAGATGGCCGTCATCATGGCGGGCAAACAGATCGAGAGCGTGCAACATGGGTTGTTACGAATGAAAAAAATACAAACGACTTTTTTAAAAATGAGCTTGTTGCAATTACAGATATCTATCCAACGATGTTGCGCTTTCTAAATATTGAGGTATCAAAAGAGGTACGCTATGAAATTGATGGAACACCACTCATTGGCCCTGTAGATGCTTTTGATTTAACGGCAAGTAAAGAGAATGATAACCTAGTCCTCCGTTGGAAAAATGCTAGTAAAAGTGGGGAAAAAGGAACCTTTTATATCTCGGAGACCAATGAATTTAAAGAGGGTAAAAAAGACACTTATAAAAAAGTGGCTAATGTGAGTTTGGCTAATGAAGAGACTACGCTATCGCTTAAAAAGCGTAATAGCAAGATGTTAAAAATAGTGTTAGAAACTCCAAATAATGTGCTTAATACTTGGTACATCGATAATAACTAA
- a CDS encoding SusC/RagA family TonB-linked outer membrane protein codes for MNFKITLVLVLFVSYFGYGQQPIKGTVVDENSIPLMGVSIVVANSANGTTTDFDGNYIINATKGDILVFSSMGFKTEQVTVADATILRVTLVEDAAALEEVVVTALGIKREKKALGYAVQEVKGASLEKAKEPNLINSLTGKVAGLNIKNSTDLFQSPEISLRGAKPLVVIDGIPDRSADIWKINSDDVESISVLKGATASALYGSVGRNGAIMITTKKGEKGRLTVTINSSVLFQPSFTKVPDVQTVYGNGNQGQYAYSNGLGSGSEGGGWIWGPKVDQLDPSTPSGFFETTQYNSPTDAAGNLIPIPFTSRGKNNIKDFFQTGSIQTNNVSVNWGNDKASYRMSVSNVYQKGIVPNTDLGNTSFTVGGTLNPSDNFKVSSSLTYNKQYTDNFPEVGYGPTNYLYNLLLWTGVDVDVKDLRNYWREGQEGYQQRHFNVSYYNNPYFQAYEYERGYDKDNVFGNVAFEFNITPELSIKSTSGINVYSLNRTYKEPKSYIGYGNKSLGNFTNSDSRYFDIISDLGLKYEKSFSDNFSLKSEVAYSNYFRKSTIASTQTDGLNIPGFYNLANNAGASYIASNREEKDAIKSVYGFIDLSFYNAFYVSITGRNDKVSTLPKENNSFFYPSVSGSLVLSSLFTMPNAISFAKLRGSWSRVSEGKIGEETDPYAYIQAYDKGTTWNGNTSAAFGTSLLAPGLEPETSDTWEVGANIRWFNNRVGLDVAYFEATDYNNLIYSPISDAMGYESILLNGDEFKRKGLEFVFDAKPIETANFSWNMLLNFSKFRRFQEEIYGDREQTEGFIKVGERTDRIYADVYQTNTEGEVIFENGFPVNDPYQRYIGEDDPDWTYGISNSLSYKNLNLSFLFDGRIGGLIYSTTNQKMWWGGKHKGTVNQFRDDANSGVSSYVAPGVKVVGGAVSYDVNGVITSDTRTYAPNDVAVNYINFMQTTSNGHNTNYHYYKESFVKLREVTLTYNFPKKALVNTPIHEFSLSLIGRNLWLNSTVPNIDPDSGVDALQAPSTRNIGLNLNVKF; via the coding sequence ATGAATTTTAAAATTACGCTAGTTCTAGTACTGTTTGTATCCTATTTTGGATATGGACAACAACCGATTAAAGGCACGGTTGTAGATGAAAATAGTATACCTCTAATGGGGGTAAGTATTGTAGTAGCCAATTCGGCAAACGGGACAACGACAGATTTTGATGGTAATTATATAATCAACGCCACCAAAGGAGATATACTTGTATTTTCTTCCATGGGTTTTAAAACCGAGCAAGTTACGGTTGCAGATGCAACTATTTTACGTGTTACCCTAGTTGAAGATGCCGCGGCATTAGAAGAAGTTGTCGTAACAGCATTAGGAATAAAAAGAGAAAAAAAGGCACTAGGATATGCTGTACAAGAGGTAAAGGGGGCTTCTTTAGAAAAAGCAAAAGAACCAAATTTAATCAATTCCTTAACCGGTAAAGTTGCAGGCTTAAATATTAAAAACTCAACAGATTTATTTCAGAGTCCAGAAATTAGCTTAAGAGGCGCCAAACCTTTAGTGGTTATTGATGGTATTCCTGATAGATCTGCTGATATTTGGAAAATTAATTCTGATGATGTGGAAAGCATAAGTGTACTTAAAGGAGCTACAGCATCTGCACTCTATGGATCTGTTGGTAGAAATGGGGCAATCATGATTACCACTAAAAAAGGAGAAAAGGGTAGGCTAACAGTAACAATAAATAGTTCCGTACTTTTTCAGCCTTCTTTCACTAAAGTTCCAGATGTACAAACGGTTTATGGAAACGGAAATCAAGGGCAATATGCTTATAGTAATGGATTAGGTAGTGGTTCTGAAGGTGGCGGATGGATCTGGGGTCCCAAAGTAGATCAATTAGACCCATCTACACCTAGTGGTTTTTTTGAGACAACTCAGTACAACAGCCCGACGGACGCTGCAGGTAATTTAATTCCTATCCCGTTTACTTCAAGGGGAAAAAACAACATTAAAGACTTTTTTCAAACTGGGTCAATACAAACCAATAATGTAAGTGTAAACTGGGGTAATGATAAAGCTAGTTACAGAATGTCTGTTTCTAATGTCTATCAAAAAGGTATTGTGCCAAACACAGATTTAGGAAATACATCATTCACAGTAGGGGGCACTTTAAATCCTTCGGATAATTTTAAAGTTAGTTCTAGCTTAACTTATAACAAGCAATACACAGATAACTTTCCAGAAGTTGGTTATGGACCCACTAATTATTTATATAACTTACTTTTATGGACAGGTGTAGATGTAGATGTAAAAGATTTACGAAATTATTGGCGAGAAGGTCAAGAAGGGTATCAGCAAAGGCATTTTAATGTATCTTACTATAACAATCCTTATTTTCAAGCGTATGAATACGAGCGCGGATATGATAAAGACAATGTCTTTGGGAATGTTGCTTTTGAGTTTAATATAACACCAGAGCTTAGTATTAAAAGTACAAGTGGAATAAATGTTTATAGTCTAAATAGAACGTACAAAGAGCCAAAAAGTTATATTGGTTACGGGAATAAATCATTAGGTAATTTTACAAATTCGGATAGTCGTTATTTTGATATTATATCCGATTTGGGCTTAAAGTACGAAAAGAGTTTTTCTGACAATTTTAGCCTGAAAAGTGAGGTAGCCTACTCTAATTATTTTCGTAAATCAACTATAGCAAGTACACAAACAGATGGTTTAAATATTCCTGGCTTTTATAATTTGGCAAATAATGCAGGTGCAAGCTATATTGCTTCTAATAGAGAAGAAAAAGATGCTATAAAAAGTGTGTATGGTTTTATAGATTTGTCTTTTTACAATGCATTTTATGTATCTATTACTGGTAGAAATGATAAGGTCTCTACCTTACCAAAAGAAAATAATTCATTCTTTTATCCATCCGTTTCTGGTTCCTTAGTGTTATCAAGTCTTTTTACAATGCCAAACGCTATTAGTTTTGCAAAGTTAAGAGGTTCTTGGTCTAGGGTGTCCGAAGGGAAAATCGGAGAAGAAACAGATCCTTATGCCTACATTCAGGCCTACGATAAAGGGACCACTTGGAATGGCAACACTTCTGCAGCCTTTGGGACAAGTTTATTAGCGCCAGGTCTAGAACCCGAAACCTCAGACACTTGGGAAGTGGGAGCTAATATTAGATGGTTTAACAATAGAGTAGGTTTAGATGTAGCGTATTTTGAAGCAACCGATTATAATAATTTAATTTATAGTCCGATTTCTGATGCTATGGGCTACGAAAGTATTTTACTAAATGGTGATGAATTTAAGCGTAAAGGCCTTGAATTTGTATTTGATGCGAAGCCAATTGAAACAGCAAATTTCAGCTGGAATATGCTTTTGAACTTCAGTAAGTTTAGAAGATTTCAAGAAGAAATTTACGGAGATAGAGAACAGACGGAAGGGTTTATAAAAGTAGGTGAGCGTACTGATAGAATCTATGCAGATGTGTATCAAACAAACACAGAAGGAGAAGTTATTTTCGAAAATGGTTTTCCAGTAAATGACCCTTATCAAAGATATATAGGTGAAGACGATCCAGATTGGACTTATGGAATTTCCAATTCCTTGAGCTATAAAAATCTTAATTTATCCTTCTTATTTGATGGTAGAATTGGGGGGTTAATTTACTCTACCACCAATCAAAAAATGTGGTGGGGAGGTAAACATAAAGGTACAGTGAATCAATTTAGAGACGATGCTAACAGTGGCGTAAGTTCTTATGTTGCACCGGGTGTTAAAGTTGTTGGTGGTGCTGTTTCTTATGATGTGAATGGTGTAATCACTAGTGATACCAGAACCTATGCGCCAAATGATGTGGCTGTTAATTACATCAATTTTATGCAAACCACTAGTAACGGTCATAATACGAATTACCATTATTACAAAGAGTCATTTGTGAAGTTAAGAGAAGTAACACTTACGTATAATTTTCCTAAAAAAGCATTAGTTAACACCCCAATACATGAGTTTAGCTTGTCATTAATTGGTCGTAATCTTTGGTTGAATTCAACGGTGCCAAACATAGATCCTGATTCAGGAGTAGATGCTTTACAAGCACCATCTACAAGAAATATAGGTTTAAACTTAAACGTAAAATTTTAA
- a CDS encoding SusD/RagB family nutrient-binding outer membrane lipoprotein yields the protein MKNYSIYILCALFFTVSCTKIEDLQDDPNRATSVSPDLLLTNIETNAFNNVSLNSALASRYLTFTDGINENQYYNWQQASFANYDNIKQVHKMIEESEKAETEVYSILAKFFNSYFITELTMVFGEVPYSETLAIEEENYTPMYDTQEAIFLKVLNDLNDASNALATNEELILGDVIYDGDKTKWRKLINTYYLRVLLMLSNKTDVASLNVIGRFQEILENPTKYPLFDSNEDNGALVYVNIQDNRYPLFNNNELQTAYYLEESFVDRLKDLEDPRLFVFAEKTPAAITLADDDFNAYDGLYGSAIFSDNAAKAVAGNASRIAPRFYNDPINEPSLLIGYSELQFILAEAVARTWISGDAASYYNEGIKASMNFYGISEVSAYLAKSEVQLTSANAMARIATQKHIALFLNTGWQMFYEQRRTGYPEFNVDGGGTLNEGRIPKRWLYPANEATNNAASLKAAINRQFTSGDDINSLMWLLK from the coding sequence ATGAAAAATTATAGTATATACATTTTATGTGCACTCTTCTTTACGGTAAGTTGTACCAAAATAGAAGATTTACAAGATGATCCTAATAGAGCAACTTCTGTTAGTCCAGATTTATTACTAACTAATATTGAAACCAACGCATTTAATAATGTGAGTTTAAATAGCGCTTTGGCTAGTAGATATTTAACATTTACGGACGGTATTAATGAAAATCAATATTACAACTGGCAACAAGCTTCATTTGCTAATTATGATAACATTAAGCAAGTACATAAAATGATTGAAGAAAGTGAAAAAGCAGAAACAGAAGTCTATTCAATTTTAGCAAAATTCTTTAATTCTTATTTTATAACGGAGCTAACTATGGTTTTCGGAGAAGTTCCTTACAGCGAGACTTTAGCTATAGAAGAAGAAAATTATACACCTATGTATGATACACAAGAAGCTATTTTTCTGAAAGTTTTAAATGATTTGAATGATGCCTCTAATGCACTAGCAACAAACGAAGAGCTTATATTAGGAGATGTTATATATGATGGTGATAAAACAAAATGGCGTAAATTAATTAATACGTACTATTTAAGAGTATTGTTAATGTTGTCCAACAAAACGGACGTAGCTTCTTTGAATGTTATAGGAAGATTTCAGGAAATTTTAGAGAACCCAACTAAATATCCTTTGTTTGATTCTAATGAGGACAATGGCGCATTGGTATATGTAAACATTCAAGATAACAGATATCCTCTGTTTAATAATAACGAGTTACAGACCGCATATTATTTAGAAGAGTCTTTTGTAGACAGGCTCAAAGATTTGGAAGATCCAAGGTTGTTTGTTTTTGCTGAAAAAACACCTGCAGCTATTACTTTAGCAGATGATGATTTTAATGCTTATGATGGTTTATATGGAAGTGCTATTTTTAGTGATAATGCAGCTAAAGCGGTTGCAGGGAATGCCTCTAGAATAGCTCCTCGGTTTTATAATGATCCTATAAACGAGCCTAGTCTGTTAATTGGCTATTCAGAGTTACAATTTATTCTAGCAGAAGCGGTAGCAAGAACTTGGATTTCTGGTGATGCGGCATCATACTATAATGAAGGTATAAAAGCGTCAATGAACTTTTACGGTATTTCAGAGGTATCTGCTTACTTAGCGAAGTCCGAAGTTCAATTAACTAGTGCTAATGCAATGGCACGTATCGCAACACAAAAACATATAGCGTTGTTTTTAAATACCGGATGGCAAATGTTTTATGAGCAACGAAGAACAGGATATCCTGAATTTAATGTAGATGGTGGTGGAACCTTAAATGAGGGTAGAATACCCAAAAGATGGTTGTATCCTGCCAATGAAGCCACAAATAATGCAGCAAGTTTAAAAGCTGCAATTAATAGACAGTTTACCTCCGGGGATGATATTAACTCCTTAATGTGGCTTCTAAAATAG
- a CDS encoding transglutaminase domain-containing protein, translated as MRYAFLIFILCASISYGQRSAFNAIDFSKADSVAYQYKGASLKSVPILVHNLTTNLHTDVEKFRAIYTWISTNIENDYNSYAKTKSKRSKIEKDRTAFLVWNQDYAPKVFEQLVSNKKTACTGYAYLVREMASLAEIPCEIIDGHSRTPTLPLTLESLPNHSWNSVQLNGKWYLCDATWSAGQIVFNEGYPEFQFEYHDGYFLAEPSLFIRNHYPLEKKWSLLKDIPSFESFISGPIVYKNAFNFSINPEFPLALETEIIKNESVQFKFSSAERLDPADLVLEIGNGYATHTIDTKFSQQDSEYSISHKFTKVGLYDVHLKYNGAIIATYIVRAKRK; from the coding sequence ATGAGGTATGCCTTTCTTATTTTTATTTTATGCGCAAGCATAAGCTATGGGCAACGCTCAGCATTTAATGCCATAGATTTTTCTAAAGCAGATAGTGTTGCCTATCAATACAAAGGAGCTAGTTTAAAAAGTGTTCCTATACTTGTTCATAACCTAACTACAAATTTACACACAGACGTAGAGAAATTTAGAGCGATATATACTTGGATAAGTACCAATATTGAAAATGACTACAATTCTTATGCAAAAACAAAAAGTAAGAGAAGTAAAATAGAAAAAGATCGTACCGCGTTCTTAGTATGGAATCAAGACTATGCTCCTAAGGTCTTTGAACAGCTTGTTAGTAACAAAAAGACTGCTTGCACAGGTTATGCGTATTTGGTTCGTGAAATGGCTAGCTTAGCAGAGATACCTTGTGAGATTATTGATGGTCATAGTCGTACACCAACATTGCCATTAACGTTGGAAAGCCTCCCTAACCACTCTTGGAATAGCGTCCAACTGAATGGAAAATGGTATTTATGTGATGCCACTTGGTCTGCTGGACAAATAGTTTTTAATGAAGGGTATCCTGAATTTCAATTTGAATACCACGATGGTTATTTCTTGGCAGAACCAAGTTTGTTTATACGAAACCATTATCCTTTAGAAAAAAAATGGTCTTTATTGAAAGACATCCCAAGCTTTGAAAGCTTTATTTCTGGTCCTATAGTATATAAAAATGCATTTAACTTTTCCATCAATCCAGAATTCCCGTTAGCACTAGAAACGGAAATTATTAAAAATGAAAGCGTTCAATTTAAATTTTCCAGTGCTGAAAGATTAGATCCAGCAGATCTAGTCCTAGAAATTGGAAATGGTTATGCTACACACACCATAGACACTAAATTTTCCCAGCAAGATTCGGAATATAGCATTTCTCATAAGTTTACGAAAGTAGGCTTATATGACGTTCACCTAAAATACAATGGTGCTATTATCGCCACCTATATTGTAAGGGCTAAAAGAAAATAA